AAAATCGATCTAAAAACCACAGAGAGAGTACTTAAAGGATATGAGAAATCAAGAGTAATTCTATCTGAGAGTGGAATTGAAACTTCAGATGACATCAATTATCTAAAAAAGTGTGGTGCTGATGCATTTCTGATTGGTTCAAGCATAATGAAAAGCGACAACATTCAAGAACAGGTAAAAAATTTGGTGAATGCATATTGAAATACCCTAAGAATGGCAGATTTGGAGAGTTTGGTGGAAAATACATTCCAGAAACACTCGTTCCTGCAATTGAGGAGTTAGAAGAGAACTATCTTAAATTCAAAAATGACAAAAATTTCAAAAAGGAATTAGACTATTATCTCAAAGTGTATGCAGGGCGTCCCACTCCATTATACTATGCAAAGAATCTATCAGAAAAACTTGGAGGATCTAAAATCTATCTAAAGCGAGAAGACCTGCTACATGGAGGAGCTCATAAAATCAACAATACATTAGGTCAAGCATTGCTGGCAAAAAAAATGAACAAAAAAAGAATCATTGCAGAAACTGGTGCAGGACAACATGGTGTTGCAACAGCAATGGCATGTGCAGTTTTGGGAATGAAAGCAGAAGTATACATGGGATACAAAGATACGATTAGACAAAAGCTTAACGTGTTTAGAATGAATTTACTAGGGGCAAAGGTTCATCCAGTGAAATCAGGATCAAAGACACTCAAAGATGCAATTAATGAAGCAATTCGTGATTGGATTACAAATGTAGAGACAACATACTATCTTCTTGGCTCAGCTGTTGGCCCACATCCTTATCCAGTAATGGTAAGAGATTTTCAAAGTGTAATTGGTAAGGAAATCAAAATGCAAATGAAAAAAATCAACAATAAAGCACCTGATAGTGTAATTGCATGTGTTGGAGGTGGCTCCAATGCAATAGGAACATTTTATCCACTTGTAGACACTAATGCTGAAATTATAGGAGTCGAGGCTGCAGGTCAAGGATTAAAATCGAAATTGCATTCAGCAACACTCTCTGCAGGATCC
This genomic window from Nitrosopumilus ureiphilus contains:
- the trpB gene encoding tryptophan synthase subunit beta — encoded protein: MKYPKNGRFGEFGGKYIPETLVPAIEELEENYLKFKNDKNFKKELDYYLKVYAGRPTPLYYAKNLSEKLGGSKIYLKREDLLHGGAHKINNTLGQALLAKKMNKKRIIAETGAGQHGVATAMACAVLGMKAEVYMGYKDTIRQKLNVFRMNLLGAKVHPVKSGSKTLKDAINEAIRDWITNVETTYYLLGSAVGPHPYPVMVRDFQSVIGKEIKMQMKKINNKAPDSVIACVGGGSNAIGTFYPLVDTNAEIIGVEAAGQGLKSKLHSATLSAGSKGVLHGMMTYLLQDEEGQITETHSISAGLDYPGVGPEHSYYKDTKRIKYHSATDVEVIDAFLMLTRTEGIIPALESAHAIAEAIKVARKGKNSESIVVTLSGRGDKDVEEVQNYLNKNVED